GCGCACTCGATCGCGGCCCAGGGCGGCATCAACGCCGCGAAGAACTACCGCAACGACAACGACTCGACCTTCCGTCTCTTCTACGACACGGTCAAGGGCGGCGATTACCGTGCGCGCGAATCGAACGTCTACCGACTCGCCGAGGTGTCCTCGGCGATCATCGATCAGTGCGTCGCCCAGGGCGTGCCATTCGCCCGTGAGTACGGCGGTCTTCTCGACAACCGCTCCTTCGGCGGCGTTCAGGTGTCCCGCACCTTCTATGCTCGCGGTCAGACGGGCCAGCAGCTCCTCATCGGTGCCTACCAGGCGCTCGAGCGTCAGGTCGCGGCGGGCACCGTCACGAGCTACGCGCGCCACGAGATGGTCGAGCTCATCGTCGTCGACGGCCGGGCGCGGGGCATCATCGCCCGCGATATGGTGACGGGCAAGCTCGAGACGCACCTGGCGGACGCGGTCGTCCTCGCCTCGGGCGGGTACGGCAACGTCTTCTTCCTGTCGACGAACGCGATGGGCTGCAATGCGACCGCGATCTGGCGCGCACACCGCAAGGGCGCCTACTTCGCGAACCCGTGCTACACGCAGATCCACCCGACCTGCATCCCGCAGTCCGGCGCCTACCAGTCCAAACTCACGCTCATGTCTGAGTCGCTGCGCAACGACGGTCGGATCTGGGTGCCGAAGAATGCCGAGGACTGCGAGAAGGATCCGCGTGAGATCCCCGAAGAGGATCGCGACTACTACCTCGAGCGCATCTACCCGGCGTTCGGCAACCTCGTCCCGCGCGATATCGCCTCGCGTCAGGCGAAGAACGTCTGTGACGAGGGCAGGGGAGTGGGCCCGAAGGTTGAGGGTGAGCGCCGCGGCGTCTACCTCGACTTCAGCGAGGCCATCGAGCGTCTCGGTGCGGCCGCGGTCGCCGAGCGCTACGGCAACCTGTTCGACATGTACAAGCAGATCACGGGTGAGGATCCCTACCAGGTGCCCATGCGCATCTACCCTGCGGTCCACTACACGATGGGCGGCCTGTGGGTCGACTACGATCTGCAGTCCACGATCCCGGGTCTGTTCGTCACGGGCGAGGCGAACTTCTCCGACCACGGCGCGAACCGCCTCGGCGCGTCCGCCCTTATGCAGGGTCTCGCCGACGGCTACTTTGTTCTGCCGAACACGATCAACGACTACCTGGCCGGCGCACCCTTCGAGGATGTCTCCGAGTCGCCGGAGGTCGCGGCCGCCCAGCAGCAGGTGACCGAGCGTATCGACACCCTCATGTCCATCAACG
This is a stretch of genomic DNA from Flaviflexus salsibiostraticola. It encodes these proteins:
- a CDS encoding fumarate reductase/succinate dehydrogenase flavoprotein subunit yields the protein MTELINDLYYEGEPIADTKAPAGPLEKKWEQRKFDAKLVNPTNRRRMHVIMVGTGLAGASAAASLGEMGYRVSAFFYQDSARRAHSIAAQGGINAAKNYRNDNDSTFRLFYDTVKGGDYRARESNVYRLAEVSSAIIDQCVAQGVPFAREYGGLLDNRSFGGVQVSRTFYARGQTGQQLLIGAYQALERQVAAGTVTSYARHEMVELIVVDGRARGIIARDMVTGKLETHLADAVVLASGGYGNVFFLSTNAMGCNATAIWRAHRKGAYFANPCYTQIHPTCIPQSGAYQSKLTLMSESLRNDGRIWVPKNAEDCEKDPREIPEEDRDYYLERIYPAFGNLVPRDIASRQAKNVCDEGRGVGPKVEGERRGVYLDFSEAIERLGAAAVAERYGNLFDMYKQITGEDPYQVPMRIYPAVHYTMGGLWVDYDLQSTIPGLFVTGEANFSDHGANRLGASALMQGLADGYFVLPNTINDYLAGAPFEDVSESPEVAAAQQQVTERIDTLMSINGTRSVDSFHKELGTIMWEKCGMERTEERLKEAIAEIRALREEFWRNVKVPGSASDLNQSLEKAGRVADFLELGELMCIDALHRRESCGGHFRAESQTEEGEALRHDDEFAYVGAWEWGGDGQAPTLHREDLVYEFVEMKQRSYK